The Lysinibacillus irui sequence GTTTTTTTCTGTCAGTTGCGTTGCGTTGCACTCCGCTTTCGTGTAGAAAATAATAGCCCCTGCTTTTCAGGGGCTTGGCCTCCGTTTCGTTTCACTGCACTGCGGCTGACACTGTCGCTACGTTGCACTCCGCTTTCGTGTAGAAAATAATAGCCCTTGCTTTTCAGGGGCTGGCCTCCGTTTCGTTTCACTGCACTGCGGCTGACACTGTCGCTACGTTGCACTCCGCTTTCGTGTAGAAAATAATAGCCCCTGCTTTTCAGGGGCTGGCCTCCGTTTTGTTTCACTGCACTGCGGCTGACACTGTCGCTACGTTGCACTCCGCTTTCGTGTAGAAAATAATAGCCCCTGCTTTTCAGGGGCTGGCCTCCGTTTCGTTTCACTGCACTGCGGCTGACACTGTCGCTACGTTGCACTCCGCTTTCGTGTAGAAAATAATAGCCCCTGCTTTTCAGGGGCTTGGCCTTCGTTTCGTTTCACTGCACTGCGGCTGACACTGTCGCTACGTTGCACTCCGCTTTCGTGTAGAAAATAATAGCCCCTGCTTTTCAGGGGCTATTATTTTTGCTATGATTGAGGAGCATATTTATGTAGAAAGAATAGTCCTATGAGGAGGATTTTTAGTATGGCATTAGTATCTATGAAAGAGATGTTAATTAAAGCAAAAGCAGAGGGTTATGCTGTTGGTCAATTCAACATTAACAACCTTGAATGGACACAAGCAATTTTACAAGCAGCAGAAGAAGAAAAATCTCCAGTGATTCTTGGTGTTTCTGAAGGCGCAGGTAAATACATGGGCGGATTTGTCGCTGTTGTTCACATGGTAAAAGGTTTAATGGAATCTTACGGTACGACAGTTCCTGTAGCGATTCATCTTGACCATGGTTCTAGCTTTGCAAAATGTAAAGAAGCAATTGATGCAGGCTTTACTTCCGTGATGATTGATGCATCACATCACCCATTTGAGGAAAATGTTAAAATTACTTCAGAAGTAGTAGAATACGCACATGCTAAAGGCGTTTCTGTTGAAGCAGAATTAGGAACAGTTGGTGGGGATGAAGATGGCGTAATCGGTGGTATTATTTACGCTAATCCAGAAGAATGCCGCAAAATGGTTGAGCTAACTGATATCGACTGCTTAGCACCAGCACTTGGCTCTGTACATGGTCCTTACAAAGGAGAGCCGAACCTAGGCTTTAAAGAAATGGAAGAAATCTCTAAGCTGGCAGATCTACCACTTGTATTACACGGTGGTACAGGTATCCCAACAAAAGATATCCAACGCTCCATTTCATTAGGTACAGCTAAAATCAACGTCAATACTGAAAATCAAATTGAAGCAACAAAAGTAATCCGTGAAATTCTTGACAATGACAAAGTGGTTTACGATCCTCGTAAATTCCTTGGTCCAGCACGTGAAGCCATCAAAGCTACGGTTATTGGTAAAATTCGTGAATTTGGAAGTGCACAAAAAGCATAATTTTTGCATTTAATATGTTACAAAAGCATAGATAAATACACATAATAAGAGAAGTGTTGATGCTTTCAATCGACCTTCTCTTGTTTTTGAAATAATGAAAATTTGGAAAATAACTAATAATATAAGAAAAATGATCAGGAGGAAATATAATGAAATTTTTCATTGATACAGCAAATTTTGAAGAGATTAAAGAGGCACATGCATGGGGTATCTTATCAGGAGTTACAACAAACCCATCGTTAGTTGCTAAAGAAGAAAATGTTTCTTTCCATGATCGTCTACGTGAAATTGCTGAGCTAGTTGATGGCTCTGTGAGCGGGGAAGTTATTGCGCTTGATGCAGAAGGAATGATTAAAGAAGGTTTAGAATTAGCTGCGATTGCTCCAAACATTACAGTGAAACTACCAATGACACCAGCTGGATTAGAGGCTTGTCGTTACTTTGCAAACAAAGGTATTAAAACAAATGTGACATTAATCTTTAGTGCAAACCAAGCATTAATGGCTGCGCGTGCAGGTGCTACATACGTATCACCATTTATCGGCCGTTTAGATGACATTGGTCAAAATGGTGTAGAACTAATTGAAACAATTGCTGATATTTTTACAATTCATAATATCGATACGCAAATTATTGCTGCCTCTGTTCGTCATCCACAGCACGTTACGGCTGCAGCATTAGCGGGCGCACATATTTCAACTACTCCGTTTAAAGTATTAAAACAACTTTTCCACCATCCATTAACGGAAAAAGGAATTGAAGGATTTTTAGCGGATTGGAATAAGAGAAAAGGCGAATAATAAGAATATACAGTGTGAGCGAATTGCAAAAAATACTACTTTCCAATCATGAGGGAGAACGCAAAATGGATGTTTATAAAATTACTGGCGAAAATCGTCTTCAAGGTACAATTAAAGTTAGTGGTGCAAAAAATAGTGCAGTCGCCTTAATTCCTGCATCAATTTTGGCGAACTCTCCAGTGACTATTGGAGGGATACCCGAAATTTCAGATGCATGGACATTAAAGGCTTTGTTAGAGGAAATTGGCGGGGAAGTTTCGTTTGAGAATGGTAAAATGACGATCGATCCAACCGATATGATTGCATTGCCGTTACCAAATGGTAACGTTAAAAAGCTACGCGCTTCCTATTATTTAATGGGTGCTATGCTTGGTCGTTTTAAGAAAGCAGTTATTGGATTACCTGGAGGCTGCTTTTTAGGACCACGTCCAATTGATCAACATATAAAAGGCTTTGAGGCATTGGGAGCTAAAATTACCAATGAACATGGGGCGATATATTTACGCGCAGATGAATTGATTGGGGCAAAAATTTATTTAGATGTGGCCAGTGTTGGAGCTACAATTAATATCATGTTAGCCGCAGTCCTTGCAAAGGGACGTACTGTCATTGAAAATGCTGCAAAGGAACCTGAAATTATCGATGTAGCAACACTTCTAACGAATATGGGAGCTAATATTAAAGGTGCAGGTACAAGTGTTATCCGTATTGAAGGTGTGGAAGAATTACACGGTACCGAGCATACGATTATTCCAGATCGTATTGAAGCTTCTACATTTTTAATTATGGCTGCAGCAGTCGGTGACGGTATTACTATTGATAATGTTATTCCACTGCATTTAGAAGCTATTATTGCCAAGCTTCGTGAAATGGGTGTGAAAATTGAAATTGGGGAAGAAAGCATTTATGTGCCTAAAACAGACCTCTCAACATTACAAGCGGTGGATGTCAAAACCTTGGTATATCCAGGATTCCCGACGGATATTCAGCAACCACTTGCTGTGTTAATGTCACAAGCATTCGGTTCCTCAAAAGTAACAGATACTATTTATACAGCTCGATTTAAGCATATTGATGAACTTCGACGTATGAATGCAGATGCTCGAGTAGAAGGAAACACGGCTATTATTAAAGGGCCAAGTAAATTGCATGGCTCAACCGTAACAGCTACAGATCTTCGCGCTGGTGCAGCTTTAGTATTAGCTGGTCTCCTAGCGGAAGGTGAAACAGAAATTCATGATATCTATCATATTGAACGTGGCTATAGCTCACTTATTGAGAAATTACGTGATTTAGGCGCTGATATTCGACGTGAAACCATCATGGCACGCGTAGCTGAGACAAAGGAATAATGAGAGCTAAAAGTTTTCAACCAATTATGTTACAATAGAGGTAATTTGAATGTTTTGGCACGTATAAGATGCCAATAACGGGAGGCAAAGCAACAATGGAACGTAGTTTATCGATGGAAGTAGTACGAGTAACAGAAGCAGCAGCAATCGCATCCGGGAAATGGATGGGGCGCGGTTTAAAAATTGAGGCAGATGATGCAGCAACAACAGCGATGCGCAAAATGTTCGATACAATTCCAATGCATGCTACAGTAGTAATTGGTGAAGGTGAAATGGATGAAGCACCAATGCTTTATATTGGTGAAGAACTTGGTTTACGAAATGGCGGTCCACAGGTAGATATTGCAGTGGATCCACTAGAAGGTACAAATATTGTGGCAAAAGGTACAAATGGTGCGATGACAGTACTTGCGATTGCAGATAAAGGGAATCTGTTAAATGCTCCAGACATGTACATGGAGAAAATTGCCGTTGGACCAGAAGCTGCTGGGAAAGTAGATATCAATGCTTCTGTCACTTATAACTTATTACAAGTTGCAAAAGCTAAAAATAAAGATATTTCTGATGTTGTCGCTACTCTTTTAGATCGACCACGTCACCAAGCAATTGTTGATGAAATTCGTGAAGCGGGTGCACGTATTAAATTTATTCAAGATGGCGATGTTGGTGCAGCGATTAATACTGCTTTTGATGAAACAGGTATTGATATTATGTTTGGAACAGGTGGCGCACCAGAGGGCGTTATTGCAGCTGTCGCGTTAAAATGCCTGGGTGGAGATTTCCAAGCAAAACTTGTACCAGAGGATGAGGAGCAATTAGAACGCTGCACAAAAATGGGTGTAGATGTTGAAAAAGTTCTTTATTTAGATGACCTAGTAAAAGGTGACGATGCTATTTTTGCAGCGACTGCTGTAACAGATTGCGAGCTTTTAAAGGGTGTTCAATATAAAGGTGCTTATGCCTTAACACATTCAGTAGTTATGCGTGCTAAATCTGGTACGGTTCGTTTTGTTGAAGGCCGTCACGCTCTTGAGAAAAAACCTAGATATTAATGATATTTTCTTCTAAAATATACCTAGTACATCTATTGTGCTAGGTACCTTCTTCTTTAATTAACCATCCAATATTTTGTAAGGCGAAGTTTCGTTTTATGGTAGAAAGTGTACCAGTAGTTATTATTAAACTAAGGCACCATATAAGCGTTAACAGAGCCTATCGTAAAAACTTCAATGAAAACCCCAATAATGTATTATATTTTGAAAAAGACTGGAGTTGTGCATATGTCTGCATTGACAATCGCTCAATTAGAAAACATGACGTTAAAAGAGCTTTACGCCCTTGCACGCCAATATAAAATTTCATATTATAGCAAGCTAACGAAAAAAGAATTAATATTTGCTATTTTGAAAACGCGTTCAGAGCAAGAGGGCTATTTCTTTATGGAAGGCGTACTAGAAATTGTTTCGCAAGAGGGCTTTGGCTTCCTTCGACCAATCAACTACTCTCCAAGTAAAGAAGATATTTATATTTCTGCATCCCAAATACGTCGCTTTGATCTACGTAATGGGGACAAGGTGTCAGGAAAGGTGCGCCCACCAAAGGAAAATGAGCGCTATTATGGCCTATTACAAGTAGATGCTGTTAATGGCGAAGATCCTGAAGTGGCGAAAGAACGTGTTCATTTCCCTGCATTAACACCTTTATATCCGAATCGACAAATTAAGCTAGAAACAACACAACGTAATTTATCGACACGTATCATGGATTTAGTTGCACCTGTGGGCTTTGGCCAACGTGGTTTAATCGTTGCACCACCAAAGGCGGGGAAAACATCTTTATTAAAAGAAATCGCGAACGCCATTACAACCAATCATCCTGAAGCAGAGTTAATTGTCTTACTGATTGATGAACGTCCTGAGGAAGTTACAGATATTGAACGTTCTGTCAATGCAGATGTTGTCAGCTCAACTTTCGATGAAGTGCCAGAGAACCATGTAAAAGTGGCAGAGATTGTATTAGAACGTGCACGACGTTTAGTGGAGCATAAGCGTGATGTCATTATTCTAATGGACTCAATTACACGTTTAGCGCGCGCTTATAACCTAGTAATTCCACCAAGTGGACGTACACTTTCAGGTGGTATTGATCCGGCGGCTTTCCATAGACCGAAACGTTTCTTTGGTTCAGCTCGAAATATTGAAGAAGGCGGTAGCTTAACGATTTTAGCAACAGCTTTAGTCGATACGGGTTCACGGATGGACGAAGTAATTTATGAAGAATTTAAGGGAACAGGTAATTTAGAGCTCCATCTTGATCGTCAGCTTGCAGAGCGCCGTATTTTCCCAGCGCTTGATATTCGTCGTTCAGGTACACGTAAAGAAGAGCTTCTTCTTGAGCCAGAGCAACTTGAAAAGCTATGGGCTATCCGTAAAACGTTTTCAGATGCGCCTGATTTTGCAGAGCGCTTCCTGAAAAAAATACGTACAACAAAATCGAATGAAGAGTTTTTTGAAAAACTTAACGAAGATATGAAAAAAGCAACAAAGGGTAAGGGGCTTTTATAAAATAGCAATCATCACCATTGACAAGAAATCGTCAATGGTGATTTTTTTTTATTTTAAAAGATTGTTGATATTGATAATCATTATCAATATACTGGAGCTATAACAACTGTTGAAAGGAGACGAAGATGAACTATGATGCCTACATGCTTCTTTGGCAAAATACATTCCTTCAAGTGAAGCATATCGAATACATAAATAAAGCAGAAGTCCGAATATCAAAAGTATTAACCTATAGCACATTTCTTATTGTCACAGCAGGCGATGCACAGGTTGTTATTGATGAACAGCCTTATCATGTACAACGCTTCACTATTTTTCACATCGGAAAATCTCAATGTCTTCAGATTACTGCGCAGCATAGAGTTAGTTACTTTCTTATAGGTTATAAAGGCAGTGTCATGTACAGAGATGCTTTTTTACAGCATTTACAAATACAATACCAACCTTTTCAAACATGCTTTTCTTGTGTACCTGCGAACCCAATCATCATTCACAACATTCTTCAGGATATGTATAGTAAATGGAATTCTGGCTCTATTCAAGAGCATCTATCAGTTAAAGCTTCGATGTATGAGTTTATTTATCTTATATTTCATGAAATGGCTGATGGACAAGGCACTCCACATGAAGTGGATAAAGCTGAAGTAGCACACTTGTATATTAAACAACATCTTCATCAACCATTATCTGTGCAAACATTAGCAGATATGCTTCATATCAGTACGCGTCATCTTTTACGTATTTTTAAAGCTCGTTTTGGGGTGGGACCACAAATTTATTTACAGCAATTGAGAATAGAGCAAGCAAAAAAATACTTGCTGACCCATCATTATGGCATAAAAGAAATTGCTATTTCACTAGGTTTTGAAGATGAATACTATTTTAGTCGAGCATTTAAAAAGGCGACAAATATGGCACCAAGCAGTTTTAGGCTGAAATATGCAAGTTCTATGTCCGAAATTGCCATTACAAATGAGAATCGTTTTCAATACAATAAGAATCAGCTCGCGCAAGCAAAACGATTTGAGAATGGAGAAAATGAATTCATGAGGCAAAAGATGATTCAGCATATCAAAATATCTTTTTTATTAAGCTTGCTAGTTTTATTAGCAGCATGCAATGAAGATACTAGTCAAACTAAAGAGGAGCAACAAACACCACTTACTCCAGAGACTAGAATCGTGATGGATGATAGTGGACGCAAAGTAGAAATTCCGATGAGAGCAGAGAGAATCGTAACAGATTGGTATCTTGGTCAAATTTTAGCGTTAGATATTGTACCCGTAGGAGGAGTAACGGCTAACCTCGATTATGCTGCCTTTTTAAAGCAACATTACAAGAATGGGGAAATTACCAATATTGGTACGGATGGTAAGGTGTCATTAGAAAAGGTTTTGGAGTTAAAACCAGATTTAATCATTACATGGAATCCAGAAGATGTAGAGAAGTTCGAGAAAATTGCACCAACCCTTGTATTCGCTGAAGATGCTCATCCATCAGCAACTGAAGAAATTAAGGCGATGGGTAATTTTTTAGGAAGACAGGACGAGGCTGAAACATTTACAAAAGAATTTGAAGATCGTATAGCAAAAGCGAAGCAAAAAATTAATGATGTGATTCCAGATGGAGCAACATTTACTATTTTTGAAATGTTTCAAAAAAATGCATCAGTTGTTGGAAATTCAGGCGTATCAGGCGGTAGAGCACTCTATCAAATCTTGGAAATGAAACCTCAAGGAAAGGTGCAAGAGTTATATGATTCAAAGGAAGCGAGTGGTGGGCGTTATGAGATTTCCTATGAGGTAGTAGGAGACTATGTAGGTGACTATAACTTCATGATTAACTTCTTTTACAAAGATGAGAAGTTACCAGCCACATGGGCAAATTTAAATATTGTAAAAAATAATCAAATACTAGAGCTTCCATCTGAATTTTATTTTGCTTCTGATCCGCTTTCTGGCTTACATCAAGCTGAGGAACTGGTTGACAAAATAGCTAACTTTACGAAGGCTCAGCAACAATAATTGTGAAAACTGGGAGCTATCTGTATAAAACAGATAGCTCGTTTATTAGATTGG is a genomic window containing:
- a CDS encoding class II fructose-bisphosphate aldolase, with protein sequence MALVSMKEMLIKAKAEGYAVGQFNINNLEWTQAILQAAEEEKSPVILGVSEGAGKYMGGFVAVVHMVKGLMESYGTTVPVAIHLDHGSSFAKCKEAIDAGFTSVMIDASHHPFEENVKITSEVVEYAHAKGVSVEAELGTVGGDEDGVIGGIIYANPEECRKMVELTDIDCLAPALGSVHGPYKGEPNLGFKEMEEISKLADLPLVLHGGTGIPTKDIQRSISLGTAKINVNTENQIEATKVIREILDNDKVVYDPRKFLGPAREAIKATVIGKIREFGSAQKA
- the fsa gene encoding fructose-6-phosphate aldolase — protein: MKFFIDTANFEEIKEAHAWGILSGVTTNPSLVAKEENVSFHDRLREIAELVDGSVSGEVIALDAEGMIKEGLELAAIAPNITVKLPMTPAGLEACRYFANKGIKTNVTLIFSANQALMAARAGATYVSPFIGRLDDIGQNGVELIETIADIFTIHNIDTQIIAASVRHPQHVTAAALAGAHISTTPFKVLKQLFHHPLTEKGIEGFLADWNKRKGE
- a CDS encoding UDP-N-acetylglucosamine 1-carboxyvinyltransferase, which translates into the protein MDVYKITGENRLQGTIKVSGAKNSAVALIPASILANSPVTIGGIPEISDAWTLKALLEEIGGEVSFENGKMTIDPTDMIALPLPNGNVKKLRASYYLMGAMLGRFKKAVIGLPGGCFLGPRPIDQHIKGFEALGAKITNEHGAIYLRADELIGAKIYLDVASVGATINIMLAAVLAKGRTVIENAAKEPEIIDVATLLTNMGANIKGAGTSVIRIEGVEELHGTEHTIIPDRIEASTFLIMAAAVGDGITIDNVIPLHLEAIIAKLREMGVKIEIGEESIYVPKTDLSTLQAVDVKTLVYPGFPTDIQQPLAVLMSQAFGSSKVTDTIYTARFKHIDELRRMNADARVEGNTAIIKGPSKLHGSTVTATDLRAGAALVLAGLLAEGETEIHDIYHIERGYSSLIEKLRDLGADIRRETIMARVAETKE
- the glpX gene encoding class II fructose-bisphosphatase produces the protein MERSLSMEVVRVTEAAAIASGKWMGRGLKIEADDAATTAMRKMFDTIPMHATVVIGEGEMDEAPMLYIGEELGLRNGGPQVDIAVDPLEGTNIVAKGTNGAMTVLAIADKGNLLNAPDMYMEKIAVGPEAAGKVDINASVTYNLLQVAKAKNKDISDVVATLLDRPRHQAIVDEIREAGARIKFIQDGDVGAAINTAFDETGIDIMFGTGGAPEGVIAAVALKCLGGDFQAKLVPEDEEQLERCTKMGVDVEKVLYLDDLVKGDDAIFAATAVTDCELLKGVQYKGAYALTHSVVMRAKSGTVRFVEGRHALEKKPRY
- the rho gene encoding transcription termination factor Rho: MSALTIAQLENMTLKELYALARQYKISYYSKLTKKELIFAILKTRSEQEGYFFMEGVLEIVSQEGFGFLRPINYSPSKEDIYISASQIRRFDLRNGDKVSGKVRPPKENERYYGLLQVDAVNGEDPEVAKERVHFPALTPLYPNRQIKLETTQRNLSTRIMDLVAPVGFGQRGLIVAPPKAGKTSLLKEIANAITTNHPEAELIVLLIDERPEEVTDIERSVNADVVSSTFDEVPENHVKVAEIVLERARRLVEHKRDVIILMDSITRLARAYNLVIPPSGRTLSGGIDPAAFHRPKRFFGSARNIEEGGSLTILATALVDTGSRMDEVIYEEFKGTGNLELHLDRQLAERRIFPALDIRRSGTRKEELLLEPEQLEKLWAIRKTFSDAPDFAERFLKKIRTTKSNEEFFEKLNEDMKKATKGKGLL
- a CDS encoding AraC family transcriptional regulator codes for the protein MNYDAYMLLWQNTFLQVKHIEYINKAEVRISKVLTYSTFLIVTAGDAQVVIDEQPYHVQRFTIFHIGKSQCLQITAQHRVSYFLIGYKGSVMYRDAFLQHLQIQYQPFQTCFSCVPANPIIIHNILQDMYSKWNSGSIQEHLSVKASMYEFIYLIFHEMADGQGTPHEVDKAEVAHLYIKQHLHQPLSVQTLADMLHISTRHLLRIFKARFGVGPQIYLQQLRIEQAKKYLLTHHYGIKEIAISLGFEDEYYFSRAFKKATNMAPSSFRLKYASSMSEIAITNENRFQYNKNQLAQAKRFENGENEFMRQKMIQHIKISFLLSLLVLLAACNEDTSQTKEEQQTPLTPETRIVMDDSGRKVEIPMRAERIVTDWYLGQILALDIVPVGGVTANLDYAAFLKQHYKNGEITNIGTDGKVSLEKVLELKPDLIITWNPEDVEKFEKIAPTLVFAEDAHPSATEEIKAMGNFLGRQDEAETFTKEFEDRIAKAKQKINDVIPDGATFTIFEMFQKNASVVGNSGVSGGRALYQILEMKPQGKVQELYDSKEASGGRYEISYEVVGDYVGDYNFMINFFYKDEKLPATWANLNIVKNNQILELPSEFYFASDPLSGLHQAEELVDKIANFTKAQQQ